In Pectobacterium actinidiae, the DNA window ATATGCACGCGGGCGTCGCGCGTGCTACAACGCGTCGCCTGAGCGTCCAGTACGATTACGATGGCTGGTACGATTTCTCCGGCGAGCAGGACATTGCGCTGGAAGAGTTGGATGTGGTGCTGATGCGAAAAGATCCACCGTTCGATACGGAATTCATCTACGCCACTTATATTCTGGAACGCGCGGAAGAGAAAGGCACGCTGATCGTCAACAAGCCGCAAAGCCTGCGCGATTGCAATGAGAAGCTGTTCACCGCCTGGTTCCCGCATCTGACCCCTGATACGCTCGTTACGCGTCGTGCAGACAAACTGCGTCAGTTCCATGAAAAACATGGCGACGTCATTCTCAAGCCGCTGGACGGCATGGGCGGTGCGTCTATTTTCCGTTTGAAGCAGGATGACGCCAACGTCTCGGTCATCATCGAAACGCTGACCGAACACGCGACCCGCTACTGCATGGCGCAAAACTATTTGCCGACCATTAAAGATGGCGACAAACGCGTACTGGTGGTTGATGGCGAACCCGTGCCTTACTGCCTGGCACGTATCCCGAAAAGCGGTGAAACACGCGGCAATCTTGCAGCCGGCGGCCGCGGTGAAGCGCGTCCGTTGACCGAAAGCGACTGGAAAATCGCCCGTGACGTCGCCCCAACGTTAAAAGCCAAAGGCCTGATTTTCGTCGGTCTGGATATTATCGGCGACCGCCTGACAGAAATTAACGTCACCAGCCCGACCTGCGTGCGTGAAATCGAAACAGCCTATCCGGATGTTTCCATCACGGGCATGCTGATGGACGCCATTGAAAAACGTCTGGCTGCACGTACCCGCTAATACCAGAGACACCTGACACACCACCCAGCCCGTGCAATACGGGCTGTTTCCCCAACGCTGACGGATATCGATAAAAATACACAATGAATTTACAGCATCACTTCCTCATTGCTATGCCAGCACTACAGGACTCTGTATTTAAACGTTCGGTGGTCTATATCTGCGAACATAATGAAGACGGAGCCATGGGGCTGATCATCAACAAACCGATGGATCAATTTTCCGTGGAAAATGTGCTGAAAAAGCTAAAAATAGA includes these proteins:
- the gshB gene encoding glutathione synthase, whose protein sequence is MIKLGIVMDPIDTINIKKDTSFAMLLEAQRRGWELHYMEMNDLYMHAGVARATTRRLSVQYDYDGWYDFSGEQDIALEELDVVLMRKDPPFDTEFIYATYILERAEEKGTLIVNKPQSLRDCNEKLFTAWFPHLTPDTLVTRRADKLRQFHEKHGDVILKPLDGMGGASIFRLKQDDANVSVIIETLTEHATRYCMAQNYLPTIKDGDKRVLVVDGEPVPYCLARIPKSGETRGNLAAGGRGEARPLTESDWKIARDVAPTLKAKGLIFVGLDIIGDRLTEINVTSPTCVREIETAYPDVSITGMLMDAIEKRLAARTR